Proteins encoded within one genomic window of Candidatus Atribacteria bacterium ADurb.Bin276:
- the araN_1 gene encoding putative arabinose-binding protein precursor produces the protein MRKSLWVICLAMFLVFGLALMAGAATKVRVMWAEYDGLTPEYASNLEKAFEEKHPDIDLEIISTPWNDMHDRLITYIAGGNAPDLSVIGTRWLLELMDMGVVEPIEQHLSPELLDNIDPALFEGKIKGVVYGLPVAAGTRVMYWRSDLLDKAPETFEEMRTMLEKVAKPEENFYGIALTGQKYVELTEFAYFLFGNDGYFFDINEDGSYGKCIVNNEAGVSTLTFMNNLVKDNLTQPGVTAYKRDEVQNLFISGNAAIMMTGGFGATLLTQQNVPFKWDVAPLPHFEGKPQSSLIVTDAMVMFNDSKAKAEASKFLDFFYSDEWRLEFDKLVGFPPVTKSLADNEFFQTPVYKYMVDQIAGAKPWPLMAEWPECNDLIWDNIEATFLGQKTPQQAMDDAAAAIDALRGL, from the coding sequence CATATGTCTTGCAATGTTTTTGGTTTTTGGATTGGCTTTAATGGCTGGAGCAGCAACCAAAGTTAGAGTTATGTGGGCAGAATATGATGGATTAACACCGGAATATGCTTCTAATTTAGAAAAAGCTTTTGAAGAAAAACATCCGGATATTGATTTAGAAATAATTTCTACACCATGGAATGATATGCATGATCGTCTCATCACTTATATTGCTGGAGGGAACGCTCCGGATCTTTCGGTTATAGGAACTCGTTGGTTGTTAGAATTAATGGACATGGGAGTTGTGGAACCGATTGAACAACATCTCAGCCCAGAATTACTCGATAATATTGATCCAGCACTTTTTGAAGGAAAAATTAAGGGCGTGGTTTATGGTTTGCCAGTAGCGGCGGGAACTCGGGTCATGTATTGGCGTTCTGATCTTTTAGACAAAGCTCCGGAAACCTTTGAAGAAATGCGCACTATGTTAGAAAAAGTGGCTAAACCGGAAGAAAATTTCTATGGAATAGCCTTAACTGGTCAAAAATACGTTGAGCTCACTGAATTTGCTTATTTCTTGTTTGGTAATGATGGGTATTTCTTTGATATCAATGAAGACGGCAGCTATGGAAAATGTATTGTCAACAACGAAGCCGGTGTCAGCACTTTAACCTTTATGAACAATTTAGTTAAAGATAATTTAACCCAACCCGGAGTGACTGCTTACAAAAGAGATGAGGTTCAAAATCTTTTCATTTCCGGAAATGCAGCGATTATGATGACCGGAGGTTTTGGTGCAACACTTCTTACTCAACAAAATGTGCCTTTTAAATGGGATGTAGCTCCTCTCCCACACTTTGAAGGAAAACCTCAGAGTTCACTTATCGTTACTGATGCTATGGTTATGTTTAATGATTCAAAAGCCAAAGCCGAAGCATCCAAATTCTTAGACTTTTTCTATTCCGATGAGTGGAGGCTAGAATTCGATAAATTGGTTGGTTTCCCACCGGTTACCAAATCACTTGCCGACAATGAATTCTTCCAAACCCCAGTATATAAGTATATGGTTGATCAAATTGCTGGTGCCAAACCCTGGCCATTGATGGCTGAATGGCCAGAATGCAACGATCTGATTTGGGATAATATCGAGGCAACTTTCCTTGGACAGAAAACACCACAACAAGCTATGGATGATGCTGCAGCCGCCATTGATGCCTTAAGAGGGCTCTAA
- the ycjO_5 gene encoding Inner membrane ABC transporter permease protein YcjO has protein sequence MSRAGKFWTTESRLAYLLLIPSAVFLIVFMFYPIFYVFLMSLFKVNKLANLTGFYGMGNFITLFKLPEFWQIIIRSCIWTALAVTAKTVIGLIIALLLNVDFRGRKLARTLIIIPWASSVPISAMLWQWTYNNDFGLLNYTLRWLGLNPPVWLAFPFSAFMANIWVDIWCGIPFMALVFLAGLQAIPQELYEAAEVDGATSVSKFRFVTLPLLSGVLTVATLLSILWTFNDFNVIYILTKGGPANSTDILITYIYKYAFQYIKFGPSAAMAVITFAILLTVSIIYARNFFREGAQ, from the coding sequence ATGAGTCGGGCTGGAAAATTTTGGACCACAGAATCACGATTAGCCTATCTCCTCTTAATTCCTTCAGCAGTTTTTCTAATTGTTTTCATGTTTTATCCTATCTTTTATGTTTTTCTTATGTCTCTCTTCAAAGTCAATAAATTGGCAAATTTAACTGGATTCTATGGAATGGGTAACTTTATTACACTCTTTAAACTTCCGGAATTTTGGCAAATTATTATTCGATCTTGTATCTGGACAGCTCTGGCAGTAACTGCAAAAACTGTCATTGGATTGATTATCGCTCTGCTTCTAAACGTCGATTTTAGAGGAAGAAAATTAGCTCGGACTTTAATCATTATACCTTGGGCAAGCTCAGTTCCAATCAGTGCCATGCTCTGGCAATGGACATACAATAACGACTTTGGATTATTAAACTACACTTTACGATGGCTTGGTTTAAACCCCCCAGTTTGGTTAGCTTTTCCTTTTTCGGCTTTTATGGCTAACATTTGGGTTGATATTTGGTGTGGAATCCCTTTCATGGCATTGGTTTTTCTGGCTGGATTACAGGCAATCCCCCAAGAATTGTATGAAGCGGCTGAAGTTGATGGAGCAACATCGGTTTCGAAGTTCAGATTTGTTACGCTCCCTCTTTTAAGTGGAGTTCTGACCGTTGCAACCCTGCTTTCCATCCTTTGGACATTTAATGATTTTAACGTAATCTACATTCTCACCAAAGGTGGTCCCGCTAACTCGACTGATATACTCATTACCTATATTTATAAATATGCGTTTCAATACATAAAGTTCGGCCCTTCAGCAGCCATGGCAGTTATTACCTTTGCGATTCTCCTCACTGTGAGTATTATCTATGCCCGAAATTTCTTCCGAGAAGGAGCGCAATAA
- the albA_1 gene encoding Antilisterial bacteriocin subtilosin biosynthesis protein AlbA, with translation MLSVAEKIINELKSRNYTTCINITGGEPLLDKSVLVSLLHFLNQSPVVQELMIITNGLLLNEDYLSELEKFSKLSTIKLSLEGATSQSNDLFRGKGTYDSILQKIKLIQFHCRFKAVVMFTLQKMNLPELELMLSLGEELNLDGLILERFIPEGQGRGLKNLVLDKYDWENLLNKLIQYFDLDVGSEDLLPYKAFWIQFYPELDILGAACNLNEALCIMPDGILYPCRRFIFSLGNVLQEGIWSVLEKSKLLQTVTNHAHLKGKCHSCFIEDCHGCRALCYSLYRDPYAVDYQCFLK, from the coding sequence TTGCTTTCAGTAGCCGAAAAAATTATCAATGAATTAAAATCTCGAAATTATACAACCTGTATTAATATAACCGGCGGAGAGCCCTTGTTGGATAAGTCGGTTCTTGTTTCACTGCTCCACTTTCTAAATCAAAGTCCGGTTGTTCAAGAACTCATGATAATTACGAATGGGTTGCTATTAAACGAAGATTACCTTAGTGAACTTGAAAAATTTTCAAAATTAAGCACTATTAAACTCTCACTGGAAGGTGCTACTTCCCAAAGCAATGATCTTTTCCGGGGGAAAGGCACTTATGATTCCATCCTGCAGAAAATAAAACTTATTCAATTTCACTGTCGTTTTAAGGCTGTTGTTATGTTTACACTCCAAAAGATGAATCTTCCCGAATTAGAATTAATGCTATCCTTAGGCGAAGAGCTCAACCTTGACGGATTAATATTGGAAAGATTCATTCCTGAAGGGCAGGGAAGAGGTTTAAAAAATTTAGTTTTAGACAAATATGACTGGGAAAACCTTTTAAATAAACTGATTCAATACTTTGACCTTGATGTTGGTTCTGAAGACCTTCTTCCTTATAAAGCTTTTTGGATCCAATTTTATCCGGAGCTTGATATCTTAGGGGCAGCTTGTAATCTCAACGAAGCGCTTTGCATAATGCCGGACGGAATACTTTATCCTTGTCGACGTTTTATCTTTTCTTTGGGAAATGTCCTTCAAGAAGGAATATGGTCGGTTCTCGAAAAATCTAAGCTTTTGCAAACTGTAACCAATCATGCTCATCTTAAGGGGAAATGTCATTCCTGTTTCATTGAAGATTGTCATGGTTGTCGAGCCCTTTGCTATTCTCTTTATCGTGATCCTTATGCTGTTGATTACCAATGTTTTTTAAAATAG
- the ycjP_4 gene encoding Inner membrane ABC transporter permease protein YcjP — translation MNRKTTHYLVYPAIIFVLLVLLFPFFVMVSTMLKPLEEVYSNPPHWIPKNLTFTNFSDIWSKYPLVAYFKNSFIVAIGTTVFNMLLCVPAAYAIARLRFIGKNFMMYLFLVVQMFSPIIVVISLFKIVARLGLLDNLLSLVLTNGVFTLAFAIWLLSGYFRGIPKAIEEAALIDGCSRLQTITRILIPIAMPGLVTTIIYTFISAWNEFMFALTFITSMEKRPLTLGLYNFIGRWTVQWQYLMAAAFLALIPVVILFMIIEKELVQGLAGGAVKG, via the coding sequence ATGAATAGAAAAACCACCCACTATCTTGTTTATCCGGCTATAATATTTGTTCTTTTAGTTTTGCTCTTTCCTTTTTTTGTTATGGTTTCAACTATGCTCAAACCCCTTGAAGAAGTTTATTCTAACCCGCCTCACTGGATTCCAAAAAATTTGACCTTTACTAATTTTAGTGATATTTGGTCGAAATACCCACTGGTTGCTTATTTTAAAAACAGTTTTATTGTCGCCATTGGAACAACTGTATTCAATATGCTTTTATGCGTTCCAGCTGCTTATGCCATTGCTCGATTGAGATTTATAGGAAAAAACTTTATGATGTATCTTTTTTTAGTGGTTCAAATGTTCTCTCCTATTATTGTAGTTATCTCGCTTTTTAAAATTGTTGCACGACTTGGACTTTTGGATAATCTGCTTTCCTTAGTTCTCACCAACGGAGTATTTACCTTAGCTTTTGCAATTTGGTTATTAAGTGGATATTTTCGGGGTATCCCTAAAGCCATTGAAGAAGCAGCGCTTATCGATGGGTGTTCTCGCCTCCAAACCATAACTCGGATTCTTATTCCAATTGCCATGCCGGGATTAGTTACAACTATCATTTATACTTTTATATCGGCCTGGAATGAGTTTATGTTCGCTCTCACCTTTATAACTTCGATGGAAAAAAGACCGTTAACCCTTGGTCTATATAATTTCATTGGTCGCTGGACCGTTCAATGGCAATATCTTATGGCAGCAGCATTTTTAGCCTTAATTCCGGTCGTTATTTTATTTATGATTATTGAAAAAGAACTGGTCCAAGGGCTGGCGGGTGGAGCAGTAAAAGGTTGA